The Methanobrevibacter wolinii SH genome includes a region encoding these proteins:
- a CDS encoding outer membrane protein assembly factor BamB family protein, with product MFKQKKFLIIITVVLSLSLISSPIYSADWTMFQNSPDHVGFVEENSNFVSNLWSSKISSSINSTPAIHNNTLFLISSDGVLNSINMINGTINWYNDLSNNVSASPVVKDDLLFVGDLNGHFYAFNVSSHNIKWTFKAPKAIESTAVVNGDNVYFGCDDGKVYSLSTKDGKKNWNKQIGGKIKTPLTLSNDTLYFGSTNGGIYAIKSTNGNSVWNYTTGDEVLSAPAYGNGRIAVGSVDNTLYVLNSSNGNLLWKQTMDNKVISSPSIDGYNNNIYVGDDSGNLSCLDLRDGTIKWSYLTGGAIRSSPAIVNNSLVFTSSDDTVYVLNKYSGKVNMTYNPGAYLFNSPITTSPVINGNTLFVAANDGYLYSIDLNKQNTPISDYIYYDIVVVIVVLIVIIALVKLNTRRKNK from the coding sequence ATGTTTAAACAAAAGAAGTTTTTAATTATTATAACAGTAGTTCTATCATTGTCTTTAATTAGCAGTCCAATTTATAGTGCAGATTGGACTATGTTTCAGAATTCTCCAGATCATGTGGGATTTGTTGAAGAAAATAGTAATTTTGTTTCAAATCTTTGGTCTTCTAAAATTTCATCATCAATTAATTCTACACCTGCAATTCATAATAATACATTGTTTTTAATTTCAAGTGATGGTGTTTTAAACTCAATAAATATGATTAATGGAACAATTAACTGGTATAATGATTTATCTAATAATGTATCTGCTTCACCAGTTGTTAAAGATGATTTATTATTTGTTGGTGATTTAAATGGTCATTTTTATGCTTTTAATGTAAGTTCTCATAATATTAAATGGACTTTTAAAGCACCAAAAGCTATTGAATCTACAGCCGTTGTTAATGGTGATAATGTTTACTTTGGTTGTGATGATGGTAAAGTATATTCATTATCAACTAAAGATGGTAAGAAAAATTGGAATAAACAGATTGGAGGTAAAATTAAAACTCCATTAACCTTATCTAATGATACATTGTATTTTGGATCTACTAATGGAGGAATTTATGCTATAAAATCTACTAATGGAAACTCTGTATGGAATTATACTACTGGAGATGAAGTATTATCTGCTCCAGCATATGGTAATGGTAGAATTGCTGTTGGTTCTGTTGATAATACATTATATGTTTTAAATAGTTCTAATGGTAATTTACTTTGGAAACAAACAATGGATAATAAAGTAATTTCTTCACCATCAATTGATGGATACAATAATAATATTTATGTTGGTGATGATTCTGGTAATTTATCTTGTTTAGATTTAAGAGATGGAACAATTAAATGGTCTTATTTAACTGGAGGTGCTATTAGATCTAGTCCTGCTATAGTAAATAATTCTCTTGTATTTACATCTTCTGATGATACTGTATATGTTTTAAATAAATACAGTGGAAAAGTTAATATGACTTATAATCCAGGAGCTTATCTATTTAATTCACCTATTACTACATCACCAGTTATTAATGGTAATACTTTATTTGTAGCAGCTAATGATGGTTATTTATACTCCATTGATTTAAATAAACAAAATACTCCAATATCTGATTATATTTATTATGATATTGTTGTTGTTATTGTTGTTTTAATTGTAATTATTGCTTTAGTTAAATTAAATACTAGACGTAAAAATAAATAA
- a CDS encoding ABC transporter permease, which yields MFEYKKMFWMIKKEWLSLKRHPSRLAAIIIMPIVMILLFGYGMGGDLTDLPVVVVSQSHGNLTDTTLNDIKSTSVFKVTDIMDNVTEAKEMVDNGKVKAAIILPTNYDDDTNSQKTATLYLDSSDQMASQTIVPASQQLFNQLSINQLQSSQTQSNQANLSVQNASSKNSVSSQINSVKSGIAIQINRIYGNIKYIDFLVPAVLGMTVMMSCMMGMGASIAGERETGELARLFMTPTSVSTVIAGKIFAKLSVEMMRALILLFAAIILFNVVVKGGILQTLFLLFLGAICFVGFGVALSSRAQNQEDYSQLVMPFSMPMMFVSGVFYPVETMPWIFQKIAYICPLTYLNDAMRAVMIQGHSLGFVWVDILVILGFTLLFFLIGVVSFDRDV from the coding sequence ATGTTTGAATATAAAAAAATGTTTTGGATGATTAAAAAAGAATGGTTAAGTTTAAAAAGACATCCATCTCGTCTTGCTGCTATTATTATAATGCCAATTGTAATGATTTTATTATTTGGTTATGGTATGGGAGGAGACTTAACTGATTTACCTGTTGTTGTAGTCTCTCAATCTCATGGTAATCTTACAGATACAACATTAAATGATATAAAATCAACTAGTGTTTTTAAAGTTACAGATATTATGGATAATGTTACAGAGGCAAAGGAAATGGTAGATAATGGAAAGGTTAAAGCGGCTATTATACTGCCAACTAATTATGATGATGATACGAATTCTCAAAAAACGGCCACATTATATTTAGATTCTTCAGATCAAATGGCTTCTCAAACTATTGTTCCAGCATCTCAACAATTATTTAATCAATTATCTATTAATCAACTTCAATCTTCACAAACACAATCAAATCAAGCAAATCTTTCAGTACAAAATGCATCTAGTAAAAATTCAGTTTCATCACAAATTAATAGTGTTAAATCTGGTATTGCTATTCAAATTAATAGAATTTATGGTAATATTAAGTATATTGACTTTTTAGTACCTGCAGTACTTGGTATGACTGTTATGATGAGTTGTATGATGGGTATGGGTGCATCTATTGCTGGTGAACGTGAAACTGGTGAACTTGCAAGGTTATTCATGACTCCTACATCTGTTTCAACTGTTATTGCAGGTAAAATATTTGCAAAACTTTCAGTTGAAATGATGCGTGCATTAATATTATTATTTGCAGCTATTATTCTATTTAATGTTGTTGTTAAAGGAGGAATTTTACAAACATTATTCCTATTATTCCTTGGAGCAATATGTTTCGTTGGATTTGGTGTTGCATTATCTTCTCGTGCTCAAAATCAAGAGGATTATTCACAATTGGTCATGCCATTTTCTATGCCTATGATGTTTGTTTCTGGAGTATTTTATCCAGTTGAAACAATGCCTTGGATATTCCAAAAAATTGCATATATATGTCCATTAACTTATTTAAATGATGCAATGAGAGCTGTAATGATTCAAGGTCATTCACTTGGATTTGTATGGGTGGATATTTTAGTAATTTTAGGATTTACATTATTGTTCTTCTTAATAGGTGTTGTAAGTTTCGATAGGGATGTATAG
- a CDS encoding PadR family transcriptional regulator: MEVLNSYDFDKTEFFDEKFVKEHKKIQKVFINSLTPLLILWFLSKEDLHGYGLMKKLDSFFQFQIEKGILKKFNSSKVYPILQKAESIEFIEGNWKINNGKRIKVYNLTDKGYKFLYSMRKRNFYLLEEHKLDNFIEFQDFLISNPDND, translated from the coding sequence TTGGAAGTTTTAAACTCTTATGATTTTGATAAAACTGAATTTTTTGATGAAAAATTTGTTAAAGAGCATAAAAAAATTCAAAAAGTTTTTATTAATTCTTTAACTCCTTTATTAATTCTTTGGTTTTTAAGTAAAGAAGATTTACATGGTTATGGATTAATGAAAAAATTAGATTCATTTTTTCAATTTCAAATTGAAAAAGGTATCCTTAAAAAATTTAATTCCAGTAAAGTTTATCCTATATTACAGAAAGCTGAAAGTATAGAATTTATTGAAGGTAATTGGAAAATTAATAATGGTAAGCGTATAAAAGTTTATAATTTAACTGATAAAGGTTATAAATTCCTTTATTCTATGAGAAAAAGAAATTTTTATCTACTTGAAGAACATAAACTTGATAATTTCATAGAGTTTCAAGATTTTCTCATTTCTAATCCTGATAATGACTGA
- a CDS encoding daunorubicin resistance protein DrrA family ABC transporter ATP-binding protein, which yields MKYAIETFDLTKKYKDFTAVNSLNMKIPNKSIFGMLGPNGAGKTTTIKMLTCLTIPTKGTATVGGYDINDNPNEVRKLLGMVPQQVSLYKDLTVKENAELCADFYGVPSDEKEDRINELMELVDISYAKDKRIGKMSGGQKQKASLVASLVHRPDILFLDEPTIGLDPTTKRVLWDLIQDLNDSGHTIILCSHDMHEVDMLCDNVGIISTGNLVAYDSPRALKDQLISSQKEEYTNLNNAMYQFKKDNKVNDKILSDSEKALEIQKQELFSYKEMSFLLKNPSDELLNYIKTLPYVHGLEVNKNGRISLKIDKFDDNAVTDILKALFNKGAIISSISTQEPSLEDVFIKTTSEADLGPRV from the coding sequence ATGAAATATGCAATTGAAACTTTTGATTTAACTAAAAAATATAAAGATTTCACTGCAGTTAATTCTTTAAATATGAAAATTCCTAATAAATCAATTTTTGGTATGTTAGGACCTAATGGTGCAGGTAAAACCACAACTATTAAAATGTTAACTTGTCTTACAATACCAACAAAAGGTACAGCTACTGTTGGTGGTTATGATATTAATGATAATCCTAATGAAGTTCGTAAACTATTAGGTATGGTACCTCAACAAGTTAGTTTATATAAAGATTTAACTGTAAAAGAAAATGCAGAATTATGTGCAGATTTTTATGGTGTTCCATCTGATGAGAAAGAAGATAGAATTAATGAATTAATGGAACTTGTAGATATCTCATATGCAAAAGATAAAAGAATAGGTAAAATGTCTGGTGGTCAAAAACAAAAAGCATCACTTGTAGCTAGTTTAGTTCATAGACCAGATATTTTATTTTTAGATGAACCTACTATTGGGCTTGATCCAACTACAAAAAGAGTTTTATGGGATTTAATTCAAGATTTAAATGATTCTGGACATACAATTATTTTATGTTCTCATGATATGCATGAGGTAGATATGTTATGTGATAATGTAGGAATTATAAGTACAGGTAATCTTGTTGCTTATGATTCACCAAGAGCATTAAAAGATCAATTAATCAGTTCTCAAAAAGAAGAATATACTAATCTTAATAATGCTATGTATCAATTTAAAAAAGATAATAAGGTTAATGATAAGATTTTATCTGATAGTGAAAAAGCTCTTGAGATTCAAAAACAAGAACTTTTCTCTTATAAAGAAATGTCTTTTTTACTTAAAAATCCTTCTGATGAACTTTTAAATTATATAAAAACTTTACCTTATGTTCATGGTCTTGAAGTAAATAAAAACGGTAGAATCTCTCTTAAAATTGATAAATTTGATGATAATGCAGTTACTGATATTTTAAAAGCATTATTTAATAAAGGTGCTATTATTAGTTCAATTTCTACTCAGGAACCATCTCTTGAAGATGTATTTATTAAAACAACTTCAGAAGCAGATTTAGGTCCAAGGGTTTAG